From a single Solanum dulcamara chromosome 4, daSolDulc1.2, whole genome shotgun sequence genomic region:
- the LOC129885040 gene encoding IQ domain-containing protein IQM2-like, translating into MGISFSCPLASHTDLENSLESVIVKSINFGNNEHKTPLRSISFKIQDSEPLVMQSDGSGNMLIEKSVSLRTKENVIAYMKPSSSDNIMNEESPKSPLLDSSSSSSPKHEAAVKLQKVYKSFRTRRKLADCAVLIEQSWWKLLDFAELKHSSISFFDLEKHETAISRWSRARTRAAKVGKGLSKNGKAQKLALQHWLEAIDPRHRYGHNLHFYYVQWLHSQSKEPFFYWLDIGEGKEVNLVDKCPRWKLQQQCIKYLGPMERKAYEVVVDDGKLFYKETGKLLDTTGEPKGAKQIFVLSTSKTLYVGKKKKGTFQHSSFLAGGATLAAGRIVVEQGVLKAVWPHSGHYRPTPENFQDFISFLMENDVNLNDVKLDSIDHEEGSIGKKSGVYLRGNASDDDIGQKDGLEIGENDLEDATTSDKNELKEQATFAATSHRFSDKLATLRIPSTDDLLERLTNESAAVESISNSFPLESPTDGYESAEDSIAFEQESKEDTIPQESILKRINSHKGMKSFQLGKQLSCKWSTGAGPRIGCLRDYPSQLQSHALEEVNLSPRSACRLKFYSRASSFSREMQVPCSI; encoded by the exons ATGGGGATATCGTTTTCGTGTCCACTTGCTTCTCATACTGATTTGGAAAACAGTCTTGAATCTGTAATTGTGAAGTCTATCAACTTTGGTAATAATGAGCACAAGACGCCATTACGATCTATTAGTTTCAAAATCCAAGATTCAGAACCCTTAGTAATGCAATCAGATGGTTCAGGGAATATGCTCATTGAAAAATCTGTCAGCTTAAGGACAAAAGAAAATGTAATTGCCTATATGAAACCTTCATCTTCAGATAACATAATGAATGAAGAAAGTCCGAAATCGCCTTTGCTTgatagtagtagtagcagcagcCCAAAACATGAGGCAGCTGTAAAGTTGCAGAAAGTATACAAGAGCTTTCGAACAAGACGAAAATTAGCAGATTGTGCAGTACTCATTGAGCAAAGTTG GTGGAAACTATTAGATTTTGCAGAACTCAAACACAGttctatttcattttttgaTCTTGAGAAGCACGAGACAGCAATTTCGCGCTGGTCAAGAGCAAGAACTAGAGCTGCCAAG GTAGGCAAAGGCTTATCTAAGAATGGCAAAGCCCAAAAACTTGCTTTACAACATTGGCTTGAAGCT ATCGATCCACGGCATCGTTATGGGCACAACTTGCATTTCTATTATGTTCAGTGGTTGCATTCTCAAAGTAAAGAGCCCTTCTTCTACTG GTTAGATATTGGAGAAGGAAAAGAAGTTAATCTTGTTGACAAATGCCCGCGATGGAAACTTCAACAGCAATGCATCAAGTACCTTGGTCCT ATGGAAAGAAAGGCTTATGAGGTCGTAGTGGACGATGGGAAGCTCTTCTACAAAGAAACGGGGAAGCTCCTTGACACCACTGGTGAACCAAAAGGTGCTAAACAGATATTTGTCCTCAGCACCTCTAAAACCTTATATGttgggaagaaaaagaaaggaacaTTTCAGCATTCCAGTTTCTTGGCCGGGGGCGCTACTTTAGCTGCTGGAAGGATTGTTGTGGAACAAGGGGTTTTGAAG GCTGTCTGGCCTCACAGTGGACATTACCGACCTACTCCAGAAAACTTTCAAGACTTCATTTCGTTTCTCATGGAGAACGATGTGAACCTAAACGATGTTAAG CTTGATTCTATTGACCACGAAGAAGGTTCTATTGGCAAGAAAAGTGGTGTATACCTTAGGGGTAATGCTTCTGATGATGACATAGGTCAAAAGGATGGTCTGGAGATAGGAGAGAATGATCTAGAAGACGCAACGACTTCAGATAAAaatgagttgaaagaacaagCAACTTTTGCTGCTACATCTCATAGGTTCAGTGACAAATTGGCTACTCTACGAATTCCTAGCACCGACGATTTACTAGAGAGATTGACAAATGAAAGTGCAGCTGTTGAATCCATTTCCAACTCATTCCCACTAGAATCGCCAACAGATGGATATGaatcagcagaagactcaatTGCTTTTGAAcaagaaagtaaagaagataCAATTCCACAAGAATCTATACTCAAGAGGATTAATTCACACAAGGGAATGAAGTCATTTCAATTGGGGAAACAACTATCTTGTAAATGGAGTACTGGAGCTGGACCTCGAATCGGATGCTTGAGAGATTACCCCTCCCAACTGCAATCACATGCATTAGAAGAAGTTAACTTGTCCCCGAGGAGTGCTTGTCGTCTCAAGTTTTATTCAAGGGCATCAAGCTTTAGCAGGGAAATGCAAGTCCCGTGTTCTATCTAA